The Cervus elaphus chromosome 12, mCerEla1.1, whole genome shotgun sequence genome includes a region encoding these proteins:
- the PPP1R36 gene encoding protein phosphatase 1 regulatory subunit 36 isoform X4, whose translation MMEQLGLRLGMWYWKDETKTLEFRRLTDKRFALRDDKSPRGLEKRSQQGNVTLHDAKFVALLLLQDTEMPRICSFTTFMRNKNLDNFLMALLYYLYYYLEKISQEKKPKSYMIGLVEKKEMEMIISKLEAAQKYLAQKYCVLVLGLGMPDKHHMSCGKGKISDTQKDWKFFESFYTFCTYVAWIVFRRQHFTEIEEEIGRLFRSNMFNIPRRKREDEESGGEKKRMTFVQFRRMMAKRPAIKKAIHMRSPVMSTLLPSLREKAQNVSEKKYRQIGTKFPAQMQEPRETLDSLHMPIVGILGEPRCQFNPHTLIPLDPEESMKSGKSSSLIERNNLRIQDTLDLVMRTLSSQTTFPK comes from the exons ATGATGGAG CAATTGGGATTGCGATTAGGTATGTGGTACTGGAAAGATGAAACCAAAACACTTGAATTCAGAAG GTTAACAGATAAACGGTTTGCTCTAAGAGATGATAAGTCACCCAGAGGCTTGGAGAAACGGAGTCAGCAGGGCAACGTTACACTCCACGATGCTAAAT TTGTGGCTTTGCTTTTACTACAAGATACTGAGATGCCGCGTATCTGTTCCTTTACAACATTTATGAG GAATAAGAATCTTGACAATTTCCTTATGGCATTGTTGTACTACTTATATTATTACTTGGAAAAAATCTCACAGGAAAAGAAACCCAAAAGCTATATGAT aggccttgtagagaaaaaagaaatggaaatgattATCAGTAAGTTAGAAGCAGCACAGAAATACTTGGCACAGAAGTACTGTGTCCTCGTCCTGGGCTTGGGAATGCCTGATAAGCATCACATGAGCTGCGGAAA gGGAAAAATATCAGATACACAAAAAGACTGGAAATTCTTTGAG TCCTTTTATACATTCTGTACATACGTAGCCTGGATTGTCTTCCGACGTCAACACTTCACAGAGATTGAGGAAGAAATAGGAAGGCTCTTTCGTTCCAACATGTTCAACATTCCTCGAAGGAAGCGCGAGGATGAAGAGTCAGGAGGGGAAAAGAAGCGCATGACTTTTgtacaattcag GAGAATGATGGCAAAACGCCCAGCGATTAAAAAAGCCATTCACATGCGCTctccagtcatgtccactctGCTGCCCTCTCTCAGAGAAAAAGCTCAGAATGTCTCTGAGAAAAAGTACCGTCAAATAGGCACGAAATTCCCAGCCCAGATGCAAGAGCCCAGGGAAACTCTGGACTCTTTGCACATGCCAAT AGTTGGCATCTTGGGGGAGCCTCGATGTCAGTTCAACCCCCATACCCTTATCCCCCTTGATCCAGAAGAAAGCATGAAGTCTGGGAAATCGTCTTCCCTGATAGAAAGAAATAACTTGAGGATTCAGGATACACTGGACTTAGTCATGAGAACACTGTCCTCTCAAACAACATTCCCTAAATAA
- the PPP1R36 gene encoding protein phosphatase 1 regulatory subunit 36 isoform X3: MSTVPEFYSRRRRWDSHSAQSDQLGLRLGMWYWKDETKTLEFRRLTDKRFALRDDKSPRGLEKRSQQGNVTLHDAKFVALLLLQDTEMPRICSFTTFMRNKNLDNFLMALLYYLYYYLEKISQEKKPKSYMIGLVEKKEMEMIISKLEAAQKYLAQKYCVLVLGLGMPDKHHMSCGKGKISDTQKDWKFFESFYTFCTYVAWIVFRRQHFTEIEEEIGRLFRSNMFNIPRRKREDEESGGEKKRMTFVQFRRMMAKRPAIKKAIHMRSPVMSTLLPSLREKAQNVSEKKYRQIGTKFPAQMQEPRETLDSLHMPIVGILGEPRCQFNPHTLIPLDPEESMKSGKSSSLIERNNLRIQDTLDLVMRTLSSQTTFPK; encoded by the exons ATGAGCACTGTCCCGGAGTTTTATTCGAGGCGGCGGCGGTGGGACTCGCACTCTGCCCAGTCGGAT CAATTGGGATTGCGATTAGGTATGTGGTACTGGAAAGATGAAACCAAAACACTTGAATTCAGAAG GTTAACAGATAAACGGTTTGCTCTAAGAGATGATAAGTCACCCAGAGGCTTGGAGAAACGGAGTCAGCAGGGCAACGTTACACTCCACGATGCTAAAT TTGTGGCTTTGCTTTTACTACAAGATACTGAGATGCCGCGTATCTGTTCCTTTACAACATTTATGAG GAATAAGAATCTTGACAATTTCCTTATGGCATTGTTGTACTACTTATATTATTACTTGGAAAAAATCTCACAGGAAAAGAAACCCAAAAGCTATATGAT aggccttgtagagaaaaaagaaatggaaatgattATCAGTAAGTTAGAAGCAGCACAGAAATACTTGGCACAGAAGTACTGTGTCCTCGTCCTGGGCTTGGGAATGCCTGATAAGCATCACATGAGCTGCGGAAA gGGAAAAATATCAGATACACAAAAAGACTGGAAATTCTTTGAG TCCTTTTATACATTCTGTACATACGTAGCCTGGATTGTCTTCCGACGTCAACACTTCACAGAGATTGAGGAAGAAATAGGAAGGCTCTTTCGTTCCAACATGTTCAACATTCCTCGAAGGAAGCGCGAGGATGAAGAGTCAGGAGGGGAAAAGAAGCGCATGACTTTTgtacaattcag GAGAATGATGGCAAAACGCCCAGCGATTAAAAAAGCCATTCACATGCGCTctccagtcatgtccactctGCTGCCCTCTCTCAGAGAAAAAGCTCAGAATGTCTCTGAGAAAAAGTACCGTCAAATAGGCACGAAATTCCCAGCCCAGATGCAAGAGCCCAGGGAAACTCTGGACTCTTTGCACATGCCAAT AGTTGGCATCTTGGGGGAGCCTCGATGTCAGTTCAACCCCCATACCCTTATCCCCCTTGATCCAGAAGAAAGCATGAAGTCTGGGAAATCGTCTTCCCTGATAGAAAGAAATAACTTGAGGATTCAGGATACACTGGACTTAGTCATGAGAACACTGTCCTCTCAAACAACATTCCCTAAATAA
- the PPP1R36 gene encoding protein phosphatase 1 regulatory subunit 36 isoform X5 gives MLTDKRFALRDDKSPRGLEKRSQQGNVTLHDAKFVALLLLQDTEMPRICSFTTFMRNKNLDNFLMALLYYLYYYLEKISQEKKPKSYMIGLVEKKEMEMIISKLEAAQKYLAQKYCVLVLGLGMPDKHHMSCGKGKISDTQKDWKFFESFYTFCTYVAWIVFRRQHFTEIEEEIGRLFRSNMFNIPRRKREDEESGGEKKRMTFVQFRRMMAKRPAIKKAIHMRSPVMSTLLPSLREKAQNVSEKKYRQIGTKFPAQMQEPRETLDSLHMPIVGILGEPRCQFNPHTLIPLDPEESMKSGKSSSLIERNNLRIQDTLDLVMRTLSSQTTFPK, from the exons AT GTTAACAGATAAACGGTTTGCTCTAAGAGATGATAAGTCACCCAGAGGCTTGGAGAAACGGAGTCAGCAGGGCAACGTTACACTCCACGATGCTAAAT TTGTGGCTTTGCTTTTACTACAAGATACTGAGATGCCGCGTATCTGTTCCTTTACAACATTTATGAG GAATAAGAATCTTGACAATTTCCTTATGGCATTGTTGTACTACTTATATTATTACTTGGAAAAAATCTCACAGGAAAAGAAACCCAAAAGCTATATGAT aggccttgtagagaaaaaagaaatggaaatgattATCAGTAAGTTAGAAGCAGCACAGAAATACTTGGCACAGAAGTACTGTGTCCTCGTCCTGGGCTTGGGAATGCCTGATAAGCATCACATGAGCTGCGGAAA gGGAAAAATATCAGATACACAAAAAGACTGGAAATTCTTTGAG TCCTTTTATACATTCTGTACATACGTAGCCTGGATTGTCTTCCGACGTCAACACTTCACAGAGATTGAGGAAGAAATAGGAAGGCTCTTTCGTTCCAACATGTTCAACATTCCTCGAAGGAAGCGCGAGGATGAAGAGTCAGGAGGGGAAAAGAAGCGCATGACTTTTgtacaattcag GAGAATGATGGCAAAACGCCCAGCGATTAAAAAAGCCATTCACATGCGCTctccagtcatgtccactctGCTGCCCTCTCTCAGAGAAAAAGCTCAGAATGTCTCTGAGAAAAAGTACCGTCAAATAGGCACGAAATTCCCAGCCCAGATGCAAGAGCCCAGGGAAACTCTGGACTCTTTGCACATGCCAAT AGTTGGCATCTTGGGGGAGCCTCGATGTCAGTTCAACCCCCATACCCTTATCCCCCTTGATCCAGAAGAAAGCATGAAGTCTGGGAAATCGTCTTCCCTGATAGAAAGAAATAACTTGAGGATTCAGGATACACTGGACTTAGTCATGAGAACACTGTCCTCTCAAACAACATTCCCTAAATAA
- the PPP1R36 gene encoding protein phosphatase 1 regulatory subunit 36 isoform X2 translates to MMEQLGLRLGMWYWKDETKTLEFRSFTPAVELKERGKKGKAVHFVEIDGPASDRLTDKRFALRDDKSPRGLEKRSQQGNVTLHDAKFVALLLLQDTEMPRICSFTTFMRNKNLDNFLMALLYYLYYYLEKISQEKKPKSYMIGLVEKKEMEMIISKLEAAQKYLAQKYCVLVLGLGMPDKHHMSCGKGKISDTQKDWKFFESFYTFCTYVAWIVFRRQHFTEIEEEIGRLFRSNMFNIPRRKREDEESGGEKKRMTFVQFRRMMAKRPAIKKAIHMRSPVMSTLLPSLREKAQNVSEKKYRQIGTKFPAQMQEPRETLDSLHMPIVGILGEPRCQFNPHTLIPLDPEESMKSGKSSSLIERNNLRIQDTLDLVMRTLSSQTTFPK, encoded by the exons ATGATGGAG CAATTGGGATTGCGATTAGGTATGTGGTACTGGAAAGATGAAACCAAAACACTTGAATTCAGAAG TTTTACACCTGCAGTAGAActcaaggaaagaggaaagaaaggcaaagcagTTCACTTTGTTGAAATTGATGGTCCAGCTTCAGACAG GTTAACAGATAAACGGTTTGCTCTAAGAGATGATAAGTCACCCAGAGGCTTGGAGAAACGGAGTCAGCAGGGCAACGTTACACTCCACGATGCTAAAT TTGTGGCTTTGCTTTTACTACAAGATACTGAGATGCCGCGTATCTGTTCCTTTACAACATTTATGAG GAATAAGAATCTTGACAATTTCCTTATGGCATTGTTGTACTACTTATATTATTACTTGGAAAAAATCTCACAGGAAAAGAAACCCAAAAGCTATATGAT aggccttgtagagaaaaaagaaatggaaatgattATCAGTAAGTTAGAAGCAGCACAGAAATACTTGGCACAGAAGTACTGTGTCCTCGTCCTGGGCTTGGGAATGCCTGATAAGCATCACATGAGCTGCGGAAA gGGAAAAATATCAGATACACAAAAAGACTGGAAATTCTTTGAG TCCTTTTATACATTCTGTACATACGTAGCCTGGATTGTCTTCCGACGTCAACACTTCACAGAGATTGAGGAAGAAATAGGAAGGCTCTTTCGTTCCAACATGTTCAACATTCCTCGAAGGAAGCGCGAGGATGAAGAGTCAGGAGGGGAAAAGAAGCGCATGACTTTTgtacaattcag GAGAATGATGGCAAAACGCCCAGCGATTAAAAAAGCCATTCACATGCGCTctccagtcatgtccactctGCTGCCCTCTCTCAGAGAAAAAGCTCAGAATGTCTCTGAGAAAAAGTACCGTCAAATAGGCACGAAATTCCCAGCCCAGATGCAAGAGCCCAGGGAAACTCTGGACTCTTTGCACATGCCAAT AGTTGGCATCTTGGGGGAGCCTCGATGTCAGTTCAACCCCCATACCCTTATCCCCCTTGATCCAGAAGAAAGCATGAAGTCTGGGAAATCGTCTTCCCTGATAGAAAGAAATAACTTGAGGATTCAGGATACACTGGACTTAGTCATGAGAACACTGTCCTCTCAAACAACATTCCCTAAATAA
- the PPP1R36 gene encoding protein phosphatase 1 regulatory subunit 36 isoform X1: protein MSTVPEFYSRRRRWDSHSAQSDQLGLRLGMWYWKDETKTLEFRSFTPAVELKERGKKGKAVHFVEIDGPASDRLTDKRFALRDDKSPRGLEKRSQQGNVTLHDAKFVALLLLQDTEMPRICSFTTFMRNKNLDNFLMALLYYLYYYLEKISQEKKPKSYMIGLVEKKEMEMIISKLEAAQKYLAQKYCVLVLGLGMPDKHHMSCGKGKISDTQKDWKFFESFYTFCTYVAWIVFRRQHFTEIEEEIGRLFRSNMFNIPRRKREDEESGGEKKRMTFVQFRRMMAKRPAIKKAIHMRSPVMSTLLPSLREKAQNVSEKKYRQIGTKFPAQMQEPRETLDSLHMPIVGILGEPRCQFNPHTLIPLDPEESMKSGKSSSLIERNNLRIQDTLDLVMRTLSSQTTFPK, encoded by the exons ATGAGCACTGTCCCGGAGTTTTATTCGAGGCGGCGGCGGTGGGACTCGCACTCTGCCCAGTCGGAT CAATTGGGATTGCGATTAGGTATGTGGTACTGGAAAGATGAAACCAAAACACTTGAATTCAGAAG TTTTACACCTGCAGTAGAActcaaggaaagaggaaagaaaggcaaagcagTTCACTTTGTTGAAATTGATGGTCCAGCTTCAGACAG GTTAACAGATAAACGGTTTGCTCTAAGAGATGATAAGTCACCCAGAGGCTTGGAGAAACGGAGTCAGCAGGGCAACGTTACACTCCACGATGCTAAAT TTGTGGCTTTGCTTTTACTACAAGATACTGAGATGCCGCGTATCTGTTCCTTTACAACATTTATGAG GAATAAGAATCTTGACAATTTCCTTATGGCATTGTTGTACTACTTATATTATTACTTGGAAAAAATCTCACAGGAAAAGAAACCCAAAAGCTATATGAT aggccttgtagagaaaaaagaaatggaaatgattATCAGTAAGTTAGAAGCAGCACAGAAATACTTGGCACAGAAGTACTGTGTCCTCGTCCTGGGCTTGGGAATGCCTGATAAGCATCACATGAGCTGCGGAAA gGGAAAAATATCAGATACACAAAAAGACTGGAAATTCTTTGAG TCCTTTTATACATTCTGTACATACGTAGCCTGGATTGTCTTCCGACGTCAACACTTCACAGAGATTGAGGAAGAAATAGGAAGGCTCTTTCGTTCCAACATGTTCAACATTCCTCGAAGGAAGCGCGAGGATGAAGAGTCAGGAGGGGAAAAGAAGCGCATGACTTTTgtacaattcag GAGAATGATGGCAAAACGCCCAGCGATTAAAAAAGCCATTCACATGCGCTctccagtcatgtccactctGCTGCCCTCTCTCAGAGAAAAAGCTCAGAATGTCTCTGAGAAAAAGTACCGTCAAATAGGCACGAAATTCCCAGCCCAGATGCAAGAGCCCAGGGAAACTCTGGACTCTTTGCACATGCCAAT AGTTGGCATCTTGGGGGAGCCTCGATGTCAGTTCAACCCCCATACCCTTATCCCCCTTGATCCAGAAGAAAGCATGAAGTCTGGGAAATCGTCTTCCCTGATAGAAAGAAATAACTTGAGGATTCAGGATACACTGGACTTAGTCATGAGAACACTGTCCTCTCAAACAACATTCCCTAAATAA